The Deltaproteobacteria bacterium genome segment CCCTCTATTCCGCCGAATCACCTTTGAAAATCATTTTGGGTGTGGGTCTGCTGAAGGCTGCCAAGTTCGATTGGCTTATCCAAAAAACTACAGAATTGGGAGTCGCCGAGATCATTCCCTTTTCTTCCGAGCATGTCGTTCCCCAATGGGAAGGAGAAAAAAACCATTCGAGGAAATTGCGCTGGGAGAAGATTGTTTCCGAGTCTACCAAGCAATGCCGGCGGGCAATGGTTCCTCGAATCCATTTTCCCTGCTCCTTCACAGAAGCCCTGAATAAGGAATTTGAGAAAACCATTAAAATTTTTCTCTGGGAAAGAGAAAAAACGGGGACGCTCGAGGATGCCTTTAGGGAACCGGCATCCTCGATCTATGTTCTGGTTGGTCCGGAGGGAGGGTTTTCTGAGCAAGAATCCCTTCGGGCCCAACAAGCCGGTTTCCGGCCGATTCGCCTCGGGCCAAGGGTCTTACGCGCAGAAACCGCTGGAGTCGCCATTGTCTGCTTGCTCCAATTTCTCCTGGGAGATCTGAACTGAGGATAAATTTTTTCTTGCCTCTACTTCATTCCCCTTTTATAATTTGGCTAAATCCCTTGGATAGGAATAAAAATAATGAAGTGTAAACGTTGCCATGTTCAAGTTCCAGATGATGCGGACCATTGCCCCAAGTGCGGGCAGGATCTGGCTTCTTTGCGCCAGTTGTTGAAGATCTCTTACGAAGAAGAACTGGCTCACCTCGAAGATCAAGGTATTCAACCCCCCAAGGTGGACCCACTCCCTGCCCCAGCCCAAAAAGACAGCCCGGCGATCAATGATGGCCCACGAATCATTTTAGATTCCCGTGGGGTTGATTACGGCACCGATTACGGCCCTGGATTTTCCCTCACGGATCCGCTCTCCGCTGAAGAGCGTTCGGAGAAAGAGGAAAAAACTGCCGGCTGGGACCGCGCCCTGGGGGGAGGATTTTGGCTCCGGTTCATGGCTTTTACCGTTGATCATCTAATCCTTTGCCTCATGTTTGTTATCTTTATCGTATGCGGGTTACTCGCCGTTGAATTGTCACCCGGAAGAGGTCCAGAAATTTCCTATGGGAATTTGCTTCGCCTCATTCTCCCTGCCCTCGTTCCTTTGGGCCTAATGCTGGCCCTGGCCTATTTTTCTTTTTTCCATGGAGCCTGGGGTCAGACCATTGGCAAAATGATCTTTGGCCTTCGGGTAGTCCAGGTCAACGGTCAACCGTTAACTTTTTCCCGGGCCCTGGCTCGGGCAATCGCCTATGCCTTTTCAGCGGTACCCATCTTTCTCGGCTTTTTTTGGGTAGGATTCACCTCCAGCAAACGCTCTTGGCATGATAGGATTACCGGCACCATGGTGGTGCGGGAGCGATAAGCAAAAAGAAGAGTTCAAGGGATCAAGGGGCCAAGAAGATAAGTGCAAATCAGGTGAAAATATCGCGGAAAAAATTCGAACGAAAAAATACTTGACTAAATGGGGGGGGGCATTATAATGAAAACCTTGGGATTGGAAATAGGCCATCCTTTATTATAGATTTTATCGTGACGCCGAGATAGCTCAGCCGGTAGAGCAGCGGACTGAAAATCCGCGTGTCCCCAGTTCGATTCTGGGTCTCGGCACCAAAATGAAAGAGGGCTACAGAAATCCGTAGCCCTCTTTCATTACTGGCAACGCAAAACCTTTAGCCTTAAGATAGAAACCCAATTACTTCACTTCACTCTAAAACTACCAGCGGGAAAATCTGCTCTTCACTTTCCTTCAACCGATTCTCTTTTTTAAAATTTCTTCCAGCTGCCGCTGGACGTAAAGCGGAAACCTGGCGGCATATTTTTTCAGCGGACACCTTTCCCCTGCACATAAAATATACTTCGTCTAAAAAGGCCTTTTCAGGGTAAGCGATATTCAATCCGCTTTTCATCTCATATCCAAAAAAAAGTTGAGGGGAAATTTGTCTGAATTCCACCTCTTGATTTTGCAGGGTGTATTTCCGGGTCTTGCGGGTTGTGGCAAAAGATAGGGTATAAGGAATTAAATTTAAAATACCGTGCCTGGCCATAGCAGATTCAAAGGAAAGGTAATTAGGGATATAAAGTTGGGCCGCTAAATTTTCCAGTGATAGACTCCCCCCCATCGGAATATATATTCCTTGGGCGACCCTTTCGATCACCCCACTTTCTACCCACCTTTTCAAAGCTATATAGAGACTATTCCTGGAAAGGCCGGTGATCTTTTCCAAGTCGCCGATACTGTAAAAAGATTTATTCAAATTGCGCAATATTTTGAGTAATTCAATCCCTTTCATCGGGTTAACCTATCAATGGCTGGCCAAAAATTTTTGGGCAGATATTTTCGTAATTCCCGGATAACTTCTCCTTTTTTTAAGGGTGATGGGGGAGGGATAAAAGAAATCTTTAGTTTTTGTGATATATACCAGAGGTCAAAAAGATCTTTCGGTTTCGCCCGGCTTTTTAAACACGATAATTTATCTTTATAGATCTGCTCCAGCGTGCCTACTTGACCCAAGACTTGCAGGTTGGTTGCAGGAGAGCTGAGAAGGTGTAGCCTCCACTGGTAATTCGCGCGCTATTTGTTGGGCAATTGATTGTTCCATAATTCTTTACGATTATGTTAAGAAATTAAGAACCATCTTTCAAGGGTTTTTTTCGCTTGACAGGGGAATATAAAGATGTCCCATGTCTCAGTTTCAGCTTGGGAAAAAGGAAAGGGAAGCGGTTGAATGGGGATGAAATCAGGAAGCGGGAAATAGCATGTTCCATTTGGTCAATGCGTATACCAGAGCAGCCCAGTTTGAAGGATTACCAGCTGAGGCCAGTTATAGGCTTCAGAAGGT includes the following:
- a CDS encoding RDD family protein, coding for MKCKRCHVQVPDDADHCPKCGQDLASLRQLLKISYEEELAHLEDQGIQPPKVDPLPAPAQKDSPAINDGPRIILDSRGVDYGTDYGPGFSLTDPLSAEERSEKEEKTAGWDRALGGGFWLRFMAFTVDHLILCLMFVIFIVCGLLAVELSPGRGPEISYGNLLRLILPALVPLGLMLALAYFSFFHGAWGQTIGKMIFGLRVVQVNGQPLTFSRALARAIAYAFSAVPIFLGFFWVGFTSSKRSWHDRITGTMVVRER
- a CDS encoding 16S rRNA (uracil(1498)-N(3))-methyltransferase, coding for MKPRRFKVNKEGIHGLEAFIDDRGEIRHIRQVLRLKVSDAVVLFDGEGQEYPAVISNLASDKISFKLFPGTSLYSAESPLKIILGVGLLKAAKFDWLIQKTTELGVAEIIPFSSEHVVPQWEGEKNHSRKLRWEKIVSESTKQCRRAMVPRIHFPCSFTEALNKEFEKTIKIFLWEREKTGTLEDAFREPASSIYVLVGPEGGFSEQESLRAQQAGFRPIRLGPRVLRAETAGVAIVCLLQFLLGDLN